The genomic interval GGATCGCCATCAGCGACACGATGCTCTTGGGGTTGGCCACCCCCACCAGAAATCCCCGGCGTACAAGCCGTCGCCGTGACGTCTCGCTGGGCTCGCTCACGGCAACGAACTCATCGGTCAACCCGCCGCGCGCAGCGAGCAGAGAGTGGACACCGAGCCAGAGCAGGTACAGGGCTCCGAGGATCTTCACGATCATGAACAGGTGGGCCGAGGCCGCGACGAGTGCGCCGAGGCCGGCCAGCACCAGACCAAGGAGCATCATCCCGCCGATCGCGTTGCCTACCACGATCCACATGGCAGACGATCGTCCATGCGTAATTGCACGACCGGTTTCCAGCACCACCGATGGTCCGGGAATGCTCGACAGTAGCGCCGACAGCATGACGAAGCCGACGAGAAGGGCAGGGCTTACGGGCACGGTAGGTCCTTGCATCGATGATGGACACGAACTCCTCGTTGGTCGCGCCGCGCGACAAACGTTATCCGATACCCATGGCGACGATGTGAAGGGCGGACTCGGCCGACGCCCCGGTGCGTGCAAGTAGAAGGCCGGCTCCCCGAGAGGGATACCGGCCTGAACGCTACTTGGTGGAGCTGAGGGGATTCGAACCCCTGGCCTCTTCGTTGCGAACGAAGCGCGCTACCAACTGCGCCACAGCCCCAAGCTGGTCGCTTCGGTTTCCCTGGCGACCGCGAAACTCTAACACGCCTATGGTCGCCGGTTAAAACCGACGGTGTCCAGCCGGTTTCAGTCGCCGACGGCGCGCCGCACCTCGGGCTGCTCGGCTTCCTGAGGGGGTGGAGCCTCGGTCTGCAAGGGCTTCTCGGCGGGGTCGGTGGTGCGGGCGCTGGAGAAGACTTCGTCGTCGGTGAGGGAGATTGTGCGGACCGTCCGGTCGGGCGCTTTCTCCTTGAGGACGTACGTCGGGAGCGTGACCGGCACCGGGTCCCAGAGCCCTTCGGCGGCGGGCTTCTCCTTGGGCTCGGCGGGAGCCGGCGTGGCGGGGAGCTTGACCTCGATGGTCATCTCCTCGTCGGGGGACGGCGCGGGCTTGCCGGCCGGGCCCCGGTCGTGCCGGGACTGGGAATGGGTACGACGCTGGGCGGCGATCCGGGCACGGGTGCGCGCCTGGCGTCGCAGTTGCACCCGGGTGAGTACGACGAAGCCGAGGATCGATGCGCCGGGGATGGCGACCGTCCACCAGGGCAGCATCGCGAGTCCGGCGAGTGCGACGACCGACAGCAGCGAAAGGGTCAGGATCGACAGCACCCGCCGACGGCGCATCGCGGCCACCCGGCGGGCTCGGTTGGGGACGTACCGCTTGGGCGGCGACGGGTCGTCGGCGGCGGTGGTCCCGGCCGGGCGTACGACGTACCTCGGCCGCGACGGGTCGCGCGAAAGCACTCGTGCTTCGGCGGAGGACGGCACGACTGGTTGGCGCCGCGCTTCGTCGCCTCGCTTCAGCCACATCGGGACGAGGTAGGCAGCCCACGCGGCGACGATCGCCACATAGATCAGCCCTGTCGTCCCCATGCGACGACGCTAAGGCGCGGCGGGGGCCAGATGAGGTACGTGGGACGGTGTGTCGCAAGAAGACTCGTGTGACTGATGTGAATAGCACGCAGGGTAGTCAGCGCAATCGCGCTACGAGACCGGGCCCGACCTCTTCGACGTTGAGCGCGAAGATGCGGTGGTCGCGCCAGTCGCCGTCGATGTGCAGGAACCGCGGCCGCTCGCCTTCGTACCGGAAGCCGAGCTTCTCCACAACCCGCAGACTTGCCTTGTTCTCGGGGCGGATCGCCACTTCGATCCGGTGCAGGCCAAGCGTGAACCAGCAGTGGTCGGCGGCCATCGCCACCGCGGTCGGGACGATCCCGCGTCCGGCGTACTGCTCGTCGACCCAGTAGCCGAGGTTCGCCCAGCGGGCCGAGCCGTAGGTGATGCCGGACACCGTGAGCTGTCCGACGAGGGGCCACTTCGACCGGGCGCCGGCGCCCGCTGCACCGCCGTACGTGATGACGAAGGGCAGCATCCGCCCGTACCGCGCCTGCCGGTTCCAGTCACGTGCCATGGCGCGGAACGTGCGCGCACCGTCCTCCGCACCGGGCGGTTGGGTCGCGTCCCACGGCCGCAGCCAGCTCACGTTCCGCTGGCGCGCGGCAGCCCACTCGCCTCCGTCGCCGGCCCGTAGCGGGCGCAGCCCGACCTGTCCGTGCTGCAGTTCGACAGGCCAGTGCACGATCGCCATCAGTCGGTATCCGTCCGCACGTGGTCGCCGCCGTGCACCTGCTCGACCGCATGTCGCAGCAGCGGCTCCAGTACGGCGAGGCCGTCTTTCACCCCACCACGTGAACCAGGCAGGTTGACGATGACCGTAGTACCGGCAACTCCGGCGAGCCCACGCGACAGTGCGGCCGTCGGTACTCCGTTGGCGACGCCATAGGCCCGGATCGCTTCAGCAATGCCCGGCACGACCTTCGACAGCACAGCAGCCGTCTGCTCGGGCGTCTCGTCCGTCGGCGAGATCCCCGTACCACCTGTCGTCAGCACAACGTCGTACGACGCCTCGACCGCAGCACGTAACGCGTCACCGACCGGTGGGCCGTCCGGGACGACGGAGGGTCCTGACACCTCGAAGCCCCAGTCACTCAACCGCTGGGCGATCAGTGGGCCAGTGGTATCTGTATATATCCCAGCGGCCGCGCGGTTGGACACGCTGACGACAAGCGCTCTCACGGCCGCTCCCAGTGCCCGGTCTTGCCGCCCTCTTTCAACTCCACCCGTACGTCGGACAGCACTGCCGCCGGATCCAGCGCCTTGACCATGTCGATGACGGCCAGCCCGGCGACCGCGACCGCGGTCAGCGCTTCCATCTCGACACCGGTGCGGTCGGCCGTCTTCACCTGCGCCCGGATCAGTACGGCGTCGTCCGCGACCTCGAGGTCGACCTTGGCGCCGGTGATCGCGATCGGATGGCAGAGCGGGACCAGGTCCGGCGTCCGCTTCGCGCCCATGATGCCGGCGATCCGGGCGACCCCGAGCGCGTCACCCTTCGGCACGCCCTCGCCGCGCAGCGCGGTCACCACCTCGGCCGACACCAGAACCTTGCCGCTGGCAACGGCTCGCCGGCTGCCGACGTCCTTGGCCGACACGTCGACCATCCGCGCGGCCCCGGTCTCGTCGACATGGGTCAGCCCGGCAGGCGGTTCGGTCATCCGGTCTCCTCGTCTGGGGGTGTCTGGTGGTTCCACGCCGTAGCGAGGAGGTGCCGTGCCGAGTGCCCCGCAGTAGGCGTGGAACCATCAGACACCCCCTAACAGCATCAGCTCGACCTGGTCGCCGGCCCGGACCGCTGTCACGTCCTCGGGCACCACGATCAGTGCGTTCGCCCGGCTCAACCCGCCCAGCAGGTGTGAGCCGTGCCCGCCGACTGTACTGGCGATCCAGCCCTCGTCGCCGGATGTGGCCGTGGCGCGGACGAACTGCCGCCGCCCACCCGGCGAGCTGAACCCGTCCAGCGTCACCCCCGGGACCAGTGACCGCCGGTACGGCATCTGCCCCATCAGCTTGCGCAGTGCGGGCCGCACGAACACCTCGAACGACACGTACGCCGACACCGGGTTCCCGGGCAGCGTGAAGATCGGCACCTCGTCCTCACCGATCACACCGAACCCCTGCGGCTTCCCCGGCTGCATAGCGACCTGCGGGAAGTCCACTGTGCCCAGCTTGGACAGCTCCTCCTTCACCACGTCGTACGCGCCCATGCTGACGCCACCAGTGGTGATGACCAGGTCAGCACGCACCAACTGGTCGGACAAGGCGTCCATGATCCGTTTGGGGTCGTCATCGACGATGCCGACGCGGTATACGACCGCTCCGGCGTCT from Kribbella sp. NBC_00709 carries:
- a CDS encoding GNAT family N-acetyltransferase — translated: MAIVHWPVELQHGQVGLRPLRAGDGGEWAAARQRNVSWLRPWDATQPPGAEDGARTFRAMARDWNRQARYGRMLPFVITYGGAAGAGARSKWPLVGQLTVSGITYGSARWANLGYWVDEQYAGRGIVPTAVAMAADHCWFTLGLHRIEVAIRPENKASLRVVEKLGFRYEGERPRFLHIDGDWRDHRIFALNVEEVGPGLVARLR
- the sepX gene encoding divisome protein SepX/GlpR yields the protein MGTTGLIYVAIVAAWAAYLVPMWLKRGDEARRQPVVPSSAEARVLSRDPSRPRYVVRPAGTTAADDPSPPKRYVPNRARRVAAMRRRRVLSILTLSLLSVVALAGLAMLPWWTVAIPGASILGFVVLTRVQLRRQARTRARIAAQRRTHSQSRHDRGPAGKPAPSPDEEMTIEVKLPATPAPAEPKEKPAAEGLWDPVPVTLPTYVLKEKAPDRTVRTISLTDDEVFSSARTTDPAEKPLQTEAPPPQEAEQPEVRRAVGD
- a CDS encoding LysE family translocator — its product is MQGPTVPVSPALLVGFVMLSALLSSIPGPSVVLETGRAITHGRSSAMWIVVGNAIGGMMLLGLVLAGLGALVAASAHLFMIVKILGALYLLWLGVHSLLAARGGLTDEFVAVSEPSETSRRRLVRRGFLVGVANPKSIVSLMAILPQFVDHSRGDAPLQMLIIGLAGGVAQVVIETIWVHAAAGMRMWFLRRPRRIKAVKAAGGVAMIGLAGKLAFQR
- the moaC gene encoding cyclic pyranopterin monophosphate synthase MoaC, whose amino-acid sequence is MTEPPAGLTHVDETGAARMVDVSAKDVGSRRAVASGKVLVSAEVVTALRGEGVPKGDALGVARIAGIMGAKRTPDLVPLCHPIAITGAKVDLEVADDAVLIRAQVKTADRTGVEMEALTAVAVAGLAVIDMVKALDPAAVLSDVRVELKEGGKTGHWERP
- a CDS encoding MogA/MoaB family molybdenum cofactor biosynthesis protein yields the protein MRALVVSVSNRAAAGIYTDTTGPLIAQRLSDWGFEVSGPSVVPDGPPVGDALRAAVEASYDVVLTTGGTGISPTDETPEQTAAVLSKVVPGIAEAIRAYGVANGVPTAALSRGLAGVAGTTVIVNLPGSRGGVKDGLAVLEPLLRHAVEQVHGGDHVRTDTD